A genomic region of Desulfovibrio aminophilus contains the following coding sequences:
- a CDS encoding PAS domain-containing sensor histidine kinase has translation MMTERMPTFFAPAERADRDTILQQARAFMETHCDKLMHAVPIMILVVNGQRQAIFANTTCLDLFGLKPEDALGMRPGDLFGCVHSRETEGGCGTTEYCTNCGAVRAMLAGLAGTRAHQQCRMLRQDAGHTEALELDVTVDPYELEGEQFAVLSIKDVSHEARRRVLERLFFHDVLNVVGGVRGLAEVLRGEAPESLGRISGILFESLDYLADEILSQKDLIAAENNELQPRPADLRALEFLLETGDAFAKGPAAKGVTVAVAPEARDFALRADPLLLRRVVGNMIKNAIEASRPGQTVLLGCRVEDGEGVFWVRNEAVMPREVRLQIFNRSFSTKGQGRGLGTYSILLITERYLRGRAEFSSRKGEGTMFRVVLPLA, from the coding sequence ATGATGACCGAACGAATGCCCACTTTCTTCGCCCCGGCGGAGCGCGCGGACCGGGACACGATCCTCCAGCAGGCGCGCGCCTTCATGGAGACGCACTGCGACAAGCTCATGCACGCGGTGCCGATCATGATCCTGGTGGTCAACGGACAGCGGCAGGCCATCTTCGCCAACACCACCTGCCTGGATCTGTTCGGGCTCAAGCCGGAGGACGCCCTGGGCATGCGGCCCGGCGACCTGTTCGGCTGCGTCCACTCCCGGGAGACCGAGGGCGGCTGCGGCACCACGGAATACTGCACCAACTGCGGCGCTGTGCGGGCCATGCTCGCCGGACTGGCCGGGACGCGGGCCCACCAGCAGTGCCGCATGCTGCGCCAGGACGCGGGACACACCGAGGCCCTGGAGCTGGACGTGACCGTGGACCCCTATGAGCTGGAGGGCGAGCAGTTCGCGGTGCTCTCCATCAAGGACGTGAGCCACGAGGCCCGGCGGCGGGTGCTGGAGCGCCTGTTCTTCCACGACGTGCTCAACGTGGTGGGCGGGGTGCGCGGCCTGGCCGAGGTCCTGCGCGGCGAGGCCCCGGAGAGCCTGGGCCGGATTTCCGGCATCCTCTTCGAGTCCCTGGACTACCTGGCCGACGAGATTTTGAGTCAGAAGGACCTCATCGCGGCCGAGAACAACGAATTGCAGCCCCGCCCGGCGGACCTGCGCGCCCTGGAGTTCCTCCTGGAGACGGGCGACGCCTTCGCCAAGGGCCCGGCCGCCAAGGGCGTGACCGTGGCCGTGGCCCCGGAGGCCAGGGACTTCGCCCTGCGCGCCGATCCTCTGCTTCTGCGGCGGGTCGTCGGCAACATGATCAAGAACGCCATCGAGGCCTCCCGGCCGGGGCAGACCGTGCTCCTGGGCTGCCGCGTGGAGGACGGTGAGGGCGTGTTCTGGGTGCGCAACGAGGCGGTCATGCCCCGCGAGGTGCGCCTGCAGATCTTCAACCGCTCCTTCTCCACCAAGGGCCAGGGGCGGGGTTTGGGCACCTACAGCATCCTGCTCATCACGGAGCGCTACCTGCGCGGCCGGGCGGAGTTCTCCTCCCGGAAGGGCGAGGGCACCATGTTCCGCGTCGTCTTGCCGCTGGCCTGA
- a CDS encoding DsrE family protein: MRALCLVWTSPDHEVARNMVFMYGANSLIKGWWDSVRLLVWGPTAKLLAEDPGLRPDIEDLRAAGVELLACKACADRYGAAAALEDLGFRVLYAGEELTRMLQGGWTVLTV, encoded by the coding sequence ATGCGCGCGCTCTGTCTGGTTTGGACCAGTCCCGACCACGAGGTGGCCCGCAACATGGTCTTCATGTACGGGGCCAACTCGCTGATCAAGGGCTGGTGGGATTCCGTGCGGCTTCTGGTCTGGGGTCCCACGGCCAAGCTGCTGGCCGAGGACCCGGGACTGCGCCCGGACATCGAGGATCTCCGCGCCGCCGGGGTGGAGCTGCTGGCCTGCAAGGCCTGCGCGGACCGCTACGGCGCGGCCGCCGCCCTGGAGGACCTGGGATTCCGGGTCCTGTACGCGGGCGAGGAACTCACCCGCATGCTCCAGGGCGGCTGGACCGTGCTGACCGTCTAG
- a CDS encoding DUF1786 domain-containing protein, producing MPGTLILDIGSGTQDVFFHQPGLKLENCPKFVLPAPARAVAARLRALSAAGRHVWLHGRNMGGGFGGALREHLKLGLKAAATRNAAHSLGDDLTRIEKMGVVLGEECPPDHEPLLLTDFDPNFWRRLLDAAGLPWPERIAAAAQDHGFHPGGPGSNRRGRFRLWERLLLESEGRPEALIFDTPPPEMTRLADLQAGMGGGPVADTGAAAVLGALFDDDLRSLSGERGVLVINVGNGHTVAFLVHRDRILGVYEHHTGMIEAPVLWDHLQRFRAGILESEEVFDTGGHGCLRLDPPRSAGDFAPTFVLGPQRDQLAPYGVSFPAPGGDMMLAGCFGLLHGLRLRGVVD from the coding sequence TTGCCCGGCACGCTCATTCTCGACATCGGCAGCGGCACCCAGGACGTCTTCTTCCATCAGCCTGGGCTGAAGCTGGAGAACTGCCCCAAGTTCGTGCTCCCGGCCCCGGCGCGGGCCGTGGCCGCGCGGCTGCGGGCCCTGTCGGCGGCGGGCCGCCACGTCTGGCTCCACGGCCGGAACATGGGCGGCGGCTTCGGCGGCGCGCTGCGCGAGCACCTCAAGCTCGGCCTGAAGGCCGCGGCCACGCGCAACGCGGCCCACTCCCTGGGCGACGACCTGACCCGCATCGAAAAAATGGGCGTGGTCCTCGGCGAGGAATGCCCCCCGGACCACGAGCCCCTGCTCCTCACGGACTTCGACCCGAACTTCTGGCGCCGTCTGCTGGACGCCGCCGGGCTGCCCTGGCCGGAGCGGATCGCGGCCGCGGCCCAGGACCACGGCTTCCATCCCGGCGGCCCGGGAAGCAACCGCCGGGGCCGCTTCCGGCTCTGGGAGCGCCTCCTGCTCGAATCCGAGGGACGCCCCGAGGCCCTCATCTTCGACACGCCGCCGCCGGAGATGACCCGCCTGGCCGACCTCCAGGCCGGCATGGGCGGCGGCCCCGTGGCCGACACCGGCGCGGCCGCCGTGCTCGGGGCCCTGTTCGACGACGACCTGCGCTCCCTGTCCGGGGAACGCGGCGTGCTGGTGATCAACGTGGGCAACGGCCACACCGTGGCCTTCCTGGTCCACCGGGACCGCATCCTCGGCGTCTACGAGCACCACACCGGCATGATCGAGGCCCCGGTCCTCTGGGACCACCTCCAGCGCTTCCGCGCGGGAATCCTGGAATCGGAGGAGGTCTTCGACACCGGCGGCCACGGCTGCCTGCGCCTGGACCCGCCGCGCTCGGCCGGGGACTTCGCCCCCACCTTCGTCCTGGGCCCGCAACGCGACCAGCTCGCGCCCTACGGCGTGAGCTTCCCGGCCCCGGGCGGGGACATGATGCTGGCGGGCTGCTTCGGCCTGCTCCACGGCCTGCGGCTGCGCGGCGTCGTGGACTGA